A section of the Arcobacter sp. F155 genome encodes:
- the tatA gene encoding twin-arginine translocase TatA/TatE family subunit, translating to MGMPGGMEWVLIALVVLLLFGGKKIPELAKGLGSGIKNFKKAVKDDEEVASTDKKDEIEKKDEEANVESKKDETKTV from the coding sequence ATGGGTATGCCAGGTGGTATGGAGTGGGTATTAATCGCTCTAGTAGTACTTTTACTTTTTGGTGGAAAGAAAATTCCAGAGCTTGCTAAAGGTTTAGGAAGTGGTATTAAGAACTTCAAAAAAGCTGTTAAAGATGATGAAGAAGTAGCTTCAACTGATAAAAAAGATGAGATTGAAAAAAAAGATGAAGAAGCTAACGTTGAGTCAAAAAAAGACGAAACTAAAACAGTTTAG
- the crcB gene encoding fluoride efflux transporter CrcB: MTLSWHTLLAVGLGGFLGAIARSYVVHMTNKHFPIDLPVGILIVNIVGSFIIGCLFAIIAHNMMSDITKSFLVTGFLGALTTYSTFAIESFFLLQSSFLLGITNMFLNLFGTILAAGSGYKLLHFLIK; this comes from the coding sequence ATGACTCTTAGCTGGCATACTCTTTTAGCTGTAGGATTAGGTGGTTTTTTAGGAGCAATTGCGCGTTCTTATGTTGTGCATATGACTAACAAACACTTTCCTATTGATTTGCCAGTTGGAATACTTATTGTAAATATTGTAGGAAGTTTTATTATAGGTTGCCTTTTTGCAATTATTGCTCATAATATGATGTCTGATATTACAAAATCCTTTTTAGTTACTGGTTTTTTAGGTGCACTTACAACTTATTCAACTTTTGCTATTGAGAGTTTTTTCTTACTTCAAAGCTCTTTTTTACTTGGAATTACAAATATGTTTCTAAATCTTTTTGGAACAATTTTAGCTGCTGGAAGTGGCTATAAGCTATTACACTTTCTTATAAAATAA
- a CDS encoding 1-acyl-sn-glycerol-3-phosphate acyltransferase produces MLSRIRGIIVLIQFSITVAIVVVAMYLFRSKTHEIIKIWMKIQIYLLGIKLEIEGEIDESCDMVVMNHQSLLDIIIMEHIHARNLAWVAKKEISDLFFFGHIIKAPRMISIDRENKAGIIHLLKEAKDRLSKGRPIAMFPEGTRSDGKQMLKFKAGAQMLANKLKLKVQPAIILNTRDILDSQSLKQKPGVVKVKFLKPVQAEKGTTWFEDLEKEMNQVFEQETK; encoded by the coding sequence ATGTTATCAAGAATTAGAGGAATAATTGTTCTTATTCAATTTTCTATAACAGTTGCAATTGTTGTTGTTGCAATGTATCTGTTTAGAAGTAAAACCCATGAAATAATCAAAATTTGGATGAAGATTCAAATTTATTTATTAGGAATAAAACTTGAAATCGAAGGTGAGATAGATGAATCATGTGATATGGTTGTAATGAATCACCAAAGTCTTTTAGATATTATTATTATGGAACATATTCATGCGAGAAACTTAGCATGGGTTGCTAAAAAAGAGATTTCTGACCTTTTCTTTTTTGGTCATATCATTAAAGCTCCAAGAATGATCTCTATTGATAGAGAGAATAAAGCAGGTATTATTCATCTTTTAAAAGAAGCAAAAGATAGACTTTCAAAAGGACGTCCAATTGCTATGTTCCCTGAAGGAACTAGAAGTGATGGAAAGCAGATGCTTAAGTTTAAAGCAGGGGCTCAAATGCTTGCAAATAAACTAAAACTAAAAGTACAACCTGCAATTATTCTAAATACAAGAGATATCTTAGATTCTCAGTCATTAAAACAAAAACCAGGGGTAGTAAAAGTTAAATTCTTAAAACCTGTTCAGGCTGAAAAAGGAACTACTTGGTTTGAAGATTTAGAAAAAGAGATGAACCAAGTATTCGAGCAAGAGACAAAGTAA
- the purQ gene encoding phosphoribosylformylglycinamidine synthase I gives MNVSVLQFPGTNCEYDTKYAFEKLGCEVTIIWHKDKEIPANTDLLVIPGGFSYGDYLRSGAIARFANIMESVQDYAANGGKVLGICNGFQILLEAGLLPGAMKRNDSLHFISKYNNLKVINNDNTFLSLLKKDEVVNIPVAHHDGNYFIDEAGLKELESNNQILLKYCDENGEVMNLNGSVANIAGICNKDKNVFGLMPHPERAMEELLGCDDGVAMLKGFLK, from the coding sequence ATGAATGTATCTGTATTACAATTTCCTGGTACTAATTGTGAATATGACACAAAATATGCTTTTGAAAAACTAGGTTGTGAAGTTACTATTATTTGGCATAAGGATAAAGAGATTCCAGCTAATACTGATTTATTAGTTATTCCTGGTGGATTCTCTTATGGAGATTACTTAAGGTCTGGTGCAATTGCTAGATTTGCAAATATTATGGAATCAGTTCAAGACTATGCTGCAAATGGTGGTAAAGTTTTAGGTATTTGTAATGGTTTCCAAATTCTTTTAGAAGCTGGATTATTACCTGGTGCTATGAAAAGAAATGATTCTTTACATTTTATTTCAAAATACAACAACTTAAAAGTTATCAATAATGATAATACTTTTTTATCTCTACTTAAAAAAGATGAAGTTGTAAATATTCCAGTTGCTCACCATGATGGTAACTATTTTATTGATGAAGCAGGATTAAAAGAGCTTGAATCAAATAATCAAATTCTTTTAAAGTATTGTGATGAAAATGGTGAAGTTATGAACTTAAATGGTTCTGTAGCTAATATTGCAGGTATCTGTAATAAAGATAAAAATGTATTTGGTCTTATGCCTCACCCAGAAAGAGCAATGGAAGAATTACTAGGTTGTGATGATGGTGTTGCAATGTTAAAAGGGTTCTTAAAATAG
- the purS gene encoding phosphoribosylformylglycinamidine synthase subunit PurS, with protein MKAIVNVALKQGVLDDQGKATHHALDTLGFKEVVKDVRIGKQIIMELNSSNEEDARKEVTEMCEKLLANTVIEDYQIEIIG; from the coding sequence ATGAAAGCAATCGTAAATGTAGCATTAAAACAAGGTGTACTTGATGATCAAGGTAAAGCGACTCATCACGCTTTAGATACTCTTGGGTTTAAAGAAGTAGTAAAAGACGTAAGAATTGGTAAACAAATTATTATGGAATTAAACTCTTCAAATGAAGAAGATGCTAGAAAAGAAGTTACAGAAATGTGTGAAAAGCTTCTTGCTAATACTGTAATTGAAGATTATCAAATCGAAATAATAGGTTAA
- the purC gene encoding phosphoribosylaminoimidazolesuccinocarboxamide synthase, with protein MNKTELLYEGKAKRIWKTEDENLLISEFKDDLTAFNGEMKSEEAGKGALNNKISTELFKLLNANGIQTHFEKMLDDNNMLHKKCKVIAIEVIIRNIATGSLTRTLGIEDGTVLPFTLVEFDYKNDALGDPKINDQHALLLGLVNHQDELDKLRRVAREINDILRPYFFEKGLKLVDFKLEFGYDANGNIILIDELSPDNCRFWDVESGESMDKDRFRKGKGGLKVAYENVLNRILNK; from the coding sequence ATGAATAAAACTGAGCTTTTATATGAAGGTAAAGCGAAAAGAATTTGGAAAACAGAAGATGAGAATCTTTTAATTTCTGAATTTAAAGATGATTTAACAGCGTTTAATGGTGAAATGAAGTCTGAAGAGGCTGGTAAGGGTGCATTAAACAATAAAATCTCTACAGAATTATTTAAATTATTAAATGCAAATGGAATTCAAACACACTTTGAAAAAATGCTTGATGACAATAATATGCTTCATAAAAAATGTAAAGTTATTGCAATAGAAGTTATTATTAGAAATATTGCAACTGGTTCTTTAACAAGAACTTTAGGTATTGAAGATGGAACAGTTTTACCATTTACTTTAGTTGAATTTGACTATAAAAATGATGCTTTAGGTGATCCAAAGATTAATGACCAACATGCATTACTTTTAGGACTTGTAAATCATCAAGATGAGTTAGACAAACTAAGAAGAGTAGCTAGAGAAATAAACGATATTTTAAGACCTTATTTCTTTGAAAAGGGATTAAAGTTAGTTGATTTTAAATTAGAGTTTGGTTATGACGCTAATGGAAATATCATTTTAATTGATGAGTTATCTCCTGATAACTGTAGATTTTGGGATGTAGAGTCAGGTGAATCTATGGATAAAGATAGATTTAGAAAAGGTAAGGGTGGACTAAAAGTTGCCTATGAAAACGTATTAAATAGAATTTTAAATAAATAA
- a CDS encoding S41 family peptidase yields the protein MNRFILISSIVLLLSQSIFANEQTEEENNQSRFESLSKLTQVIGTVEKYYVDDIKLQEIVDKALKGLMQELDAHSTYLDKKSSKEMSIQTQGEFGGLGITVGMRDGALTVISPIDDTPAYKAGVKAGDIILKIDDNSTLNMTLDEAVSLMRGKAKTPIVLTVVREGENKPIKIDIIRDIIKIQSVFSKTIENEDLLYVRVSSFDRKVTTNLKKAIKNNPKTKGIILDLRNNPGGLLTQAIGVVDLFVDEGVIVSQKGRNSAEEEKFNATIAETMTDVPVVVLVNGGSASASEIVSGALQDHKRAVVIGEETFGKGSVQAILPITQDRSENIKITIAKYYLPSGRTIQAKGITPDVISHEGEVVSEKNAEFKLKEADLKKHLEVELNKENGVKKDKEEKENKKTLTEEDITKDNQLNTAIGILKSLIIMK from the coding sequence ATGAATAGGTTTATATTAATTTCATCGATTGTTTTACTACTATCTCAATCAATTTTCGCGAATGAACAAACGGAAGAAGAGAATAACCAAAGTAGGTTTGAGTCTCTTTCAAAACTAACACAAGTTATTGGTACTGTTGAAAAGTATTATGTTGATGATATCAAACTTCAAGAGATTGTTGATAAGGCACTTAAAGGTCTTATGCAAGAACTAGATGCACACTCTACATATTTAGATAAAAAGTCATCAAAAGAGATGAGTATTCAAACTCAAGGTGAGTTTGGGGGTCTTGGTATTACTGTTGGTATGAGAGATGGAGCATTAACTGTTATTTCTCCAATTGATGATACACCAGCTTATAAAGCAGGGGTAAAAGCAGGGGATATTATTTTAAAGATTGATGATAATTCAACTTTAAATATGACACTAGATGAAGCTGTTTCTCTTATGAGAGGAAAAGCTAAAACTCCTATTGTTTTAACAGTTGTTAGAGAAGGTGAAAATAAACCAATTAAGATTGATATTATAAGAGATATTATTAAAATTCAATCAGTATTTTCTAAAACTATTGAAAATGAAGATTTATTATATGTAAGAGTTTCAAGTTTTGATAGAAAAGTTACTACAAACTTAAAAAAAGCTATTAAAAATAACCCAAAAACAAAAGGTATTATTTTAGATTTAAGAAACAACCCAGGTGGATTATTAACACAAGCAATTGGCGTTGTTGATTTATTTGTTGATGAGGGAGTAATTGTTTCTCAAAAGGGAAGAAATAGCGCAGAAGAAGAGAAGTTTAATGCAACAATTGCAGAGACTATGACAGATGTTCCAGTTGTAGTTTTAGTTAATGGTGGTTCAGCATCAGCTTCAGAGATTGTAAGTGGTGCTTTACAAGACCATAAAAGAGCTGTTGTAATTGGTGAAGAGACTTTTGGAAAAGGTTCTGTTCAAGCTATTTTACCAATCACACAAGATAGAAGTGAAAATATTAAAATTACTATTGCAAAATACTATTTACCAAGTGGAAGAACAATTCAAGCTAAGGGAATTACTCCTGATGTAATTTCACATGAGGGTGAAGTTGTTAGTGAAAAAAATGCAGAGTTTAAATTAAAAGAAGCAGATTTAAAGAAACATTTAGAAGTTGAGCTTAATAAAGAGAATGGCGTAAAAAAAGATAAAGAAGAAAAAGAGAATAAGAAAACTTTAACTGAAGAGGATATCACAAAAGATAACCAATTAAATACAGCTATTGGTATTTTAAAAAGTTTAATAATAATGAAATAA
- a CDS encoding tetratricopeptide repeat protein → MSLKENVDYVKEELNSEEKFLEGFVRVERFYKKYKIIIILALIVIIGLVIGLYATKTIQASNKLDANIAFNKLMENPDDAEAKSTLKDKSQQLYEVALYAQSLEKGQFNETELRYFKQLVAYQKALEEQNIDKLNEVSMEKDFLLKEFAIFNKALIQAKEGKYEDAKATLNLIPADSQVNNLVTALKHYLVTK, encoded by the coding sequence ATGAGTCTTAAAGAAAATGTTGACTATGTAAAAGAAGAACTAAATAGCGAAGAGAAATTCCTAGAAGGTTTCGTTAGAGTTGAAAGATTTTACAAAAAATATAAGATAATTATTATCTTAGCACTAATCGTAATAATTGGTTTAGTTATTGGTCTATATGCAACAAAAACTATTCAAGCTTCAAATAAACTAGACGCGAATATTGCATTTAATAAACTAATGGAAAATCCAGATGATGCAGAAGCTAAGAGTACATTAAAAGATAAAAGCCAACAACTATATGAAGTTGCACTTTATGCACAATCATTAGAAAAAGGACAGTTCAACGAAACTGAACTTAGATACTTTAAACAACTTGTTGCTTATCAAAAAGCTTTAGAAGAACAAAATATTGATAAACTAAATGAAGTTTCAATGGAAAAAGACTTTTTATTAAAAGAGTTTGCAATCTTCAATAAAGCATTAATTCAAGCAAAAGAAGGAAAGTATGAAGATGCAAAAGCAACTTTAAATCTTATCCCAGCTGATTCACAAGTTAATAACTTAGTTACAGCATTAAAACACTATCTAGTTACAAAATAA
- a CDS encoding tRNA pseudouridine(13) synthase TruD, whose protein sequence is MIKREFIQNHKAINFKFYQNPDDFIVVENPIKFTNKGNFIIAKIKKKSLGTWDLLESLSKGLKIYENELGYAGLKDKNATTTQYISIPRKYAKDLKKFRHPKIEIKETFLHSTKLNIGDLEGNSFEIRLHDVKEEDVFKIEKLLKEISKIGMPNYFGFQRFGHEAKENLDKARRYIYGDLLIKDRKLAKMLVSAYQSDFYNKWLVERVNKSENEFEPLDGDVFREYKNDKFFTPKKLNETIIQDFLNKKIVPTGLLPGRHAFRSITKARKIEENYDDTYIQEKGYRRDAIVYPKDVSVKYNKQTSKCTLKFTLPKGSYATVLIENIANRNLKA, encoded by the coding sequence ATGATAAAAAGAGAATTTATACAAAACCATAAAGCAATAAACTTTAAGTTTTATCAAAATCCAGATGATTTTATTGTAGTAGAAAACCCTATAAAGTTCACAAACAAGGGAAACTTTATTATTGCAAAAATAAAGAAAAAGAGTCTTGGAACTTGGGATTTATTAGAGAGTTTATCAAAGGGCTTAAAAATATATGAAAATGAGTTAGGTTATGCAGGACTAAAAGATAAAAATGCAACAACAACTCAGTATATATCTATTCCAAGAAAATATGCAAAAGATTTAAAAAAATTTAGACATCCAAAAATTGAAATCAAAGAGACTTTTTTACATAGTACTAAACTAAATATTGGTGATTTAGAAGGTAATAGTTTTGAGATAAGACTACATGATGTAAAAGAAGAAGATGTTTTTAAAATAGAGAAATTATTAAAAGAGATTTCAAAAATTGGTATGCCAAACTATTTTGGTTTTCAAAGATTTGGTCATGAGGCTAAAGAGAACCTTGATAAAGCAAGAAGATATATTTATGGGGATTTACTTATAAAAGATAGAAAACTAGCAAAAATGCTTGTTTCTGCATATCAAAGTGATTTTTATAATAAGTGGTTAGTAGAAAGAGTTAATAAAAGTGAAAATGAGTTTGAACCTTTAGATGGTGATGTTTTTAGAGAGTATAAAAATGACAAGTTCTTTACACCTAAGAAGTTAAATGAAACTATCATTCAAGACTTTTTAAATAAAAAAATAGTTCCTACAGGTTTACTTCCAGGAAGGCATGCTTTTAGAAGTATTACAAAAGCTAGAAAAATTGAAGAAAACTATGATGATACATATATTCAAGAAAAAGGATACAGAAGAGATGCTATTGTTTATCCTAAAGATGTAAGCGTAAAATATAATAAACAAACATCAAAATGTACATTGAAATTTACTTTGCCTAAGGGTTCTTATGCAACAGTTTTAATTGAGAATATAGCAAACAGAAATCTAAAAGCTTAG
- a CDS encoding nucleotide pyrophosphohydrolase has translation MDMEKIQTIIKEFSTKRDWEKFHNPKNLAMALSVEASELVEIFQWLDLEQAQNLNSDKKTHAKEEIADIAVYLIRMCMKLDIDLEEAIIEKMKKNEKKYPLLDENGNKIDYGKKK, from the coding sequence ATGGATATGGAAAAAATTCAAACAATTATTAAAGAGTTTTCCACAAAAAGAGATTGGGAAAAGTTTCACAATCCAAAGAATCTAGCTATGGCTTTAAGCGTAGAAGCCTCTGAACTAGTTGAAATCTTTCAATGGTTAGATCTAGAACAAGCACAAAATCTAAATTCTGATAAAAAGACTCATGCAAAAGAAGAGATTGCAGATATTGCTGTTTATTTAATAAGAATGTGTATGAAATTAGATATTGATTTAGAAGAAGCAATTATTGAAAAAATGAAAAAAAATGAAAAAAAATATCCTTTACTTGATGAAAATGGAAATAAAATTGATTATGGGAAGAAAAAATGA
- a CDS encoding nucleoside 2-deoxyribosyltransferase — protein sequence MRKIYIAGPDVFEQDSKDIGKRYSNLCKEYGYEGLYPLDNVVDFNQEKKKIAKDIYKANKNLIDSCDIVIANLNSFRGKESDSGTVWECGYATAKGKKVYGYLHRHNSYQEQFTSEEKMSSKDGFIDLQGRVIEDFDYPVNLMIACSVETIVVGDFEDVLKILEN from the coding sequence ATGAGAAAGATATATATTGCAGGACCTGACGTTTTTGAACAAGACTCAAAAGACATAGGAAAAAGATACTCTAATCTTTGTAAAGAGTATGGGTATGAAGGTTTATATCCATTAGACAATGTTGTAGACTTTAACCAAGAGAAAAAGAAAATTGCAAAAGATATATACAAAGCAAACAAAAATTTAATTGACTCTTGTGATATAGTAATTGCAAACCTTAATTCTTTTAGAGGAAAAGAGAGTGATAGTGGAACTGTTTGGGAGTGTGGTTATGCAACTGCAAAGGGCAAAAAAGTCTATGGTTATTTACATAGACATAATAGCTACCAAGAACAGTTCACAAGTGAAGAAAAAATGTCTAGTAAAGATGGTTTTATAGACTTACAAGGAAGAGTTATAGAAGACTTTGACTACCCTGTTAACTTAATGATTGCATGCTCTGTTGAAACAATAGTAGTAGGTGATTTTGAAGATGTACTAAAAATTTTAGAAAATTAA
- a CDS encoding sensor histidine kinase: MTYERAYHTIYDQYKELSYVVFTGLLKLTDVQNEFKYINNKTEKEKKEIKRELYIKVLNRFNTLDDKKLTNITFILPNSEIFLDMKQPLTKTSMNENKRAFNFVKNNKEDMDSFEVKDEDTGFNFLYSIKVENEVVGFLNITFSEQAITSSLMKQYYVLTNFIIKDDNFSKEYLKTTKEYKAAHFDGFLHNTNILTELRDVSRKDILVLKPSKSMSIKIYKEAMENKANSIFINKDNIIVTTIPIMNKLRNKQEAFLAILSKEDGLSNLEKTYKLILLLLIFLYLSILLALYFLISRSIAEKNSLNKIIKKDKQLLEQMKLAQMGEMIGNIAHQWRQPLSTISTAASGLKMKHEFDMLEKDDIPEFTDTIVTNTKYLSETIDTFRDFIKEEKETKEIVIQERIDETLKIVRASLENSHIKLINNIDYENPIKVELVAEELAQVLINILNNAKDVILQRKIEDGTITLALIKTNKNFKITIEDNAKGIEKDVLPKIFDPYFTTKHQFHGTGLGLYMSKIIVEKHLFGQLEVENTKKGAKFTITIPL; encoded by the coding sequence ATGACATACGAAAGAGCTTATCATACTATTTATGACCAATATAAAGAGCTTTCTTATGTTGTTTTTACAGGTCTTTTAAAACTTACAGATGTACAAAATGAATTTAAATATATAAATAATAAAACAGAAAAAGAAAAAAAAGAGATAAAAAGAGAACTATATATCAAAGTGTTAAATAGATTTAATACTTTAGATGATAAAAAGCTTACAAATATTACTTTTATACTTCCAAATAGTGAAATCTTTTTAGACATGAAACAACCCCTAACAAAAACTTCTATGAATGAAAATAAAAGAGCTTTTAATTTTGTAAAAAATAATAAAGAAGATATGGATAGCTTTGAAGTAAAAGATGAAGATACAGGTTTTAACTTTTTATATTCAATTAAAGTAGAAAATGAAGTTGTTGGGTTTTTAAATATTACTTTTAGTGAACAAGCAATTACTTCTTCACTAATGAAGCAATATTATGTTCTTACAAACTTTATTATTAAAGATGATAACTTTTCAAAAGAGTATTTAAAAACTACTAAAGAGTACAAAGCTGCTCATTTTGATGGTTTCTTGCACAATACAAATATCTTAACTGAATTAAGAGACGTTTCAAGAAAAGATATTTTAGTTTTAAAACCAAGTAAAAGTATGTCTATTAAAATATATAAAGAAGCAATGGAAAATAAAGCTAACTCTATTTTTATAAACAAAGATAATATCATAGTTACAACTATTCCAATTATGAATAAACTTAGAAATAAACAAGAGGCTTTTTTAGCAATATTAAGTAAAGAAGATGGACTTAGTAATTTAGAAAAAACCTATAAACTTATACTTCTACTTTTAATATTTTTATACCTGTCTATTTTATTAGCTCTATATTTTTTAATATCAAGAAGTATTGCTGAAAAAAATAGTTTAAATAAAATTATCAAAAAAGACAAACAGCTATTAGAGCAGATGAAACTTGCTCAAATGGGTGAGATGATAGGAAACATTGCCCACCAATGGAGACAGCCTTTATCTACTATTAGTACTGCTGCAAGTGGTCTAAAAATGAAACATGAATTTGATATGTTAGAAAAAGATGATATCCCAGAATTTACAGATACAATAGTTACAAATACAAAATATCTTTCAGAAACAATTGATACTTTTAGAGACTTTATTAAAGAAGAAAAAGAGACAAAAGAGATTGTGATTCAAGAAAGAATAGATGAGACACTAAAAATTGTAAGAGCAAGTTTAGAAAATAGTCATATTAAACTTATAAATAATATCGACTATGAAAACCCTATTAAAGTTGAGCTTGTTGCAGAAGAGTTAGCTCAGGTTTTAATCAACATTTTAAACAATGCCAAAGATGTAATTCTTCAAAGAAAAATAGAAGATGGAACAATTACACTTGCTTTAATAAAAACAAATAAAAACTTCAAAATAACTATCGAAGATAATGCTAAAGGCATTGAAAAAGATGTATTACCTAAAATATTTGACCCATACTTCACTACAAAACATCAGTTTCATGGAACAGGCTTAGGTTTATATATGAGTAAGATTATTGTAGAGAAGCACCTTTTTGGTCAGCTTGAAGTTGAAAATACTAAAAAAGGAGCAAAGTTTACTATAACTATTCCCTTATAG